A region from the Penaeus monodon isolate SGIC_2016 chromosome 17, NSTDA_Pmon_1, whole genome shotgun sequence genome encodes:
- the LOC119583333 gene encoding piggyBac transposable element-derived protein 4-like, with product MKGWEDTTVREVRSYVGLRFLVGLQSKRDQREWWSTDPFMSSSVFPKTMTRDRYDALTSALHFADNEGEHAAEDRLWKLRPVLDVLESTYRSAFVPNKNVTVDQSLWAFKGRHHALQYNPSKRAQRGLKVYKLCSSDGPEAGYTAAFKIYMGQDRGVLQHEGRHRPAGEGRSIRQGVPFTHRQLVHLPDSLPLPAVPEDQRRWDRNYTTQK from the coding sequence atgaaggggtgggaggacacAACGGTGCGGGAAGTCCGCTCCTATGTCGGCTTACGATTCCTGGTGGGCCTTCAGTCGAAGAGGGACCAGAGGGAATGGTGGTCGACGGACCCGTTCATGTCCTCATCGGTGTTCCCCAAGACGATGACCAGGGACCGCTACGATGCCCTGACCTCCGCGCTCCACTTCGCTGACAACGAAGGGGAGCATGCCGCGGAGGATAGGCTTTGGAAGCTGCGCCCTGTGTTAGACGTCTTGGAATCGACGTATCGTTCCGCTTTCGTCCCGAACAAGAACGTGACCGTCGACCAGAGCTTGTGGGCCTTCAAGGGGCGTCACCACGCCCTCCAGTACAACCCGAGCAAGAGGGCTCAGAGAGGGCTGAAGGTGTACAAGCTTTGTTCGTCCGACGGTCCAGAGGCAGGGTATACAGCGGCCTTCAAGATCTACATGGGGCAGGACCGTGGCGTACTCCAGCATGAAGGCCGTCAccgacctgctggagaaggcagaTCTATTCGACAAGGGGTACCATTTACACACCGACAACTGGTACACCTCCCCGACTCTCTTCCATTACCTGCAGTCCCGGAAGACCAGCGCCGTTGGGACA